From Diospyros lotus cultivar Yz01 chromosome 4, ASM1463336v1, whole genome shotgun sequence, a single genomic window includes:
- the LOC127799757 gene encoding protein MAIN-LIKE 1-like translates to MTNMVHSFIGMARTRGGGVEGARQRPTASTRRRRRVEGHDGHSVADTSISEAHISEQPGTLDSSPPSPPEQPSTSAPEQPSTSAPDDTTELFLGGPEDPSILKSFKNHVAVSIWAGEERGVLKCNSHGQRIPDWPLANQQRIYDIVVRSQLAPLIESTYRFVNPTVVSAFSERWQPETNTFHLPFGEMTLTLDDVATILKIPVAGSPVSVPHLTGNEAQNLLCRLLGVSVVEAAGQIAETRGPYVKLDWLRRTFMNVPNSAPDEEMYNASRAYLLFLLGCTLFVDKSGSMISISYLALLEDLSISGTYAWGAACLAYLYRQLGIASRRDVKGICGYLTLLEAWIYEHFPLTRSKHNLSYTDELPRAHRWLPVREYDSLQSLRERIDDLIEDQVIWTPYRRHRAQHPLHEIAFFSGCLKCGGVIEPYHPERVLRQFGHRQNIPPPPLSPIEAKRGRVTTTYKVIYDFINDSWSRWDFHLLPAHRRGGLALVPWECSEDYLAWYHRITHRVIQNPTNRSGFDRGDHDRVTLADVRIMASLSPLRQVISGGSTQDVDAWRRACLQVYDILTIRTGSSSTGSHAYTVFREAPSSMVRTPTVVTSPPAVNINPPPTSSDPHHPAPSPPQETRKRTDRD, encoded by the exons atgactaATATGGTACATTCATTTATAGGTATGGCACGTACTCGAGGAGGAGGAGTAGAGGGAGCTCGTCAGCGTCCGACAGCTTCcacgaggaggaggaggagggtagAGGGCCATGATGGTCATTCTGTGGCTGATACATCTATTTCAGAGGCGCACATTTCTGAGCAGCCAGGTACTTTGGACTCATCACCTCCTAGTCCTCCAGAGCAGCCATCTACTAGTGCTCCGGAGCAGCCATCTACTAGTGCTCCGGACGATACTACCGAACTATTTTTGGGAGGCCCTGAAGATCCATCCAttttaaagagttttaaaaatcatgttgctGTTAGCATATGGGCTGGAGAG gAAAGAGGTGTATTAAAGTGTAATAGCCATGGACAAAGAATTCCTGATTGGCCATTGGCAAATCAGCAACGTATTTATGATATTGTTGTAAGATCTCAGTTGGCACCTTTGATAGAATCCACGTATCGATTTGTGAATCCTACAGTTGTGTCAGCCTTTTCAGAGAGATGGCAACCTGAGACTAACACATTTCATCTACCATTTGGTGAGATGACACTTACGTTAGATGACGTTGCCACTATTCTGAAGATACCAGTTGCTGGCAGCCCTGTATCAGTCCCTCATTTGACAGGTAATGAAGCTCAGAATTTACTTTGTCGTTTACTTGGGGTCTCAGTAGTAGAAGCAGCAGGCCAGATAGCTGAGACTCGGGGACCGTATGTGAAATTAGATTGGCTGAGAAGAACATTTATGAACGTACCAAATTCAGCTCCGGATGAAGAGATGTACAATGCTAGTAGGgcatatttgttatttttattaggttgtaCATTATTTGTGGATAAGAGTGGTAGCATGATTTCGATTTCCTATCTTGCATTGTTGGAAGACCTGAGTATATCTGGTACGTATGCATGGGGGGCTGCTTGTTTGGCATATTTATATAGGCAGCTAGGTATCGCGAGTAGAAGAGATGTCAAGGGAATCTGTGGATATTTAACATTACTTgag GCTTGGATATACGAACATTTTCCATTGACTAGAAGTAAACATAATTTATCATATACTGACGAGCTGCCTAGGGCTCATCGCTGGCTTCCTGTTCGTGAGTACGATTCTTTGCAATCTTTGCGAGAGCGAATTGATGACTTAATTGAAGATCAG GTCATATGGACACCATATAGGAGGCATCGTGCACAACACCCACTCCATGAGATTGCGTTCTTCTCCGGATGTCTTAAGTGTGGAGGCGTGATTGAGCCATATCATCCGGAGAGGGTTCTGCGACAATTTGGGCATAGGCAGAATATACCTCCACCTCCATTATCTCCTATTGAAGCCAAGCGGGGTAGAGTTACGACAACATATAaggtaatttatgattttatcaatgATAGTTGGTCTCGCTGGGATTTTCACTTATTGCCAGCACACCGTCGGGGTGGACTTGCCCTAGTGCCATGGGAGTGCAGTGAAGACTACTTGGCATGGTATCATCGCATTACACATCGAGTCATACAAAATCCTACAAATAGATCCGGGTTTGACAGAGGTGATCATGATAGAGTGACTCTTGCTGATGTG CGCATCATGGCATCACTATCTCCTCTTAGGCAAGTCATATCAGGTGGATCCACTCAAGATGTAGATGCGTGGAGACGGGCATGTCTTCAGGTATATGATATTTTGACTATTCGTACCGGGTCTTCTTCTACTGGGTCTCATGCATATACAGTATTTCGCGAAGCACCTTCTAGTATGGTACGAACACCGACGGTGGTTACATCACCTCCGGCAGTAAATATAAATCCACCACCTACGAGTTCAGATCCACATCATCCAGCCCCAAGCCCCCCTCAAGAGACAAGAAAAAGGACTGatagagattaa
- the LOC127799758 gene encoding uncharacterized protein LOC127799758, with amino-acid sequence MLSWNLVVFASTEDEYERRLYELTLEYYAYEGALNYLRNTWLNDYKEKFVAAWTNRIMHFGNVTTNRAESAHAKLKRHLGSSQGDLESSWTIINSLIELQHVEIKGSFEKSLMLVQHNFKPAIFRELRGVISRSALNMVLMQSQLAYKIGIDKVSCGCVIRSTYGLPCAHEIAEFMVQGRPIPLSTVHPHWTRLQLVQSAYDGVSSQVTIEPEIESIYKMFYSEPEPGKQVLKQKLREIVNPDTTSLQPPTMKVRTKGRPTSKKKIQIDTSTKRDPSLFEIVQSSQDSRSLATWISKRNTNRLKGYDDCFPPQIQPFLHNIVNVESDGHCGFRAIAGLLGMSEHNWRDIRFSLIGELQSFRAMYTQIYGSEMRVDELLHILYCFDNIAPCEHWMTLPDMGHLVASKYNVILVHLSRIQCLTYLPLRSIPPPAVQHRMITIGFVNDCHFVQVFLKPRSPIPPVALNWYRFRCDNARDWETPYISRIQAFLSLVGQDVATQEVFDLSDT; translated from the exons ATGTTAAGTTGGAACCTGGTTGTTTTTGCGTCGACTGAGGATGAATATGAACGTCGTCTGTATGAGTTAACACTTGAGTACTATGCATATGAGGGCGCACTTAATTATCTGAGAAATACATGGTTGAatgattataaagaaaaatttgttgCAGCATGGACAAATAGAATAATGCATTTTGGCAACGTTACTACGAACAGGGCTGAGAGTGCACATGCAAAGTTGAAGAGACATCTTGGATCTTCTCAAGGTGACTTAGAGTCATCATGGACAATTATCAACAGTCTTATTGAGTTACAACATGTAGAGATTAAGGGGTCGTTTGAAAAAAGTTTAATGTTGGTGCAACATAACTTTAAGCCAGCAATTTTTAGAGAATTGCGAGGTGTTATATCGAGAAGTGCATTGAATATGGTACTAATGCAGTCGCAACTTGCTTATAAAATTGGGATAGACAAAGTTTCATGTGGATGTGTGATTAGAAGCACATATGGTTTAccttgtgcacatgaaattgcAGAGTTCATGGTACAAGGACGGCCAATTCCTTTGTCAACTGTGCATCCTCATTGGACAAGGTTGCAGTTAGTGCAGTCAGCTTATGATGGTGTGTCATCGCAGGTAACGATTGAGCCAGAAATAGAgagtatatataaaatgttttattcaGAACCGGAGCCAGGGAAGCAAGTATTAAAGCAAAAGTTGAGAGAAATAGTTAATCCAGACACAACTTCACTACAACCACCAACCATGAAAGTTAGGACGAAGGGTAGGCCAACATCGAAGAAGAAAATTCAGATTGATACATCCACCAAACGTGATCCGTCCTTATTTGAAATAGTTCAATCTAGTCAAGACAGTAGATCCCTAGCAACATGGATATCCAAGAGAAACACCAACCGACTCAAGGGGTATGATGATTGTTTCCCACCACAAATACAACCGTTCTTGCATAATATTGTTAATGTAGAATCAGATGGACATTGTGGATTTCGCGCGATAGCAGGGTTACTTGGTATGAGTGAGCACAATTGGAGAGATATTCGTTTTAGTCTGATAGGAGAGTTGCAATCTTTTCGTGCGATGTATACGCAAATATATGGATCAGAAATGCGTGTGGATGAGTTACTACATATATTATATTGCTTTGATAACATTGCACCGTGCGAGCATTGGATGACTTTACCTGACATGGGCCATTTAGTTGCTTCAAAATACAATGTCATATTGGTGCATTTGTCACGGATCCAGTGTCTTACATATCTTCCACTTAGATCGATCCCTCCTCCAGCAGTACAACACAGGATGATTACTATAGGATTTGTgaatgattgtcattttgtgcag GTATTCCTTAAGCCAAGGTCACCAATTCCTCCCGTCGCACTGAATTGGTACAGATTTCGATGTGATAATGCACGTGATTGGGAAACGCCATACATATCCAGAATTCAAGCATTTTTATCTCTAGTAGGTCAAGATGTGGCAACACAGGAAGTTTTTGACTTATCTGACACATGA